In Mercenaria mercenaria strain notata chromosome 13, MADL_Memer_1, whole genome shotgun sequence, the DNA window GCTTTCGCAAGCATTTCTGTTCCCATAAAATGGGCCGGCATTGTCGGAAACAAAGTTAACGAAAACGTCAAGGTTATTTGGTGCAATTTCATATTGCACGGAAGACAGCTTTGGTTTTATGACGGCATCATAATCAATGAATTCTCTCGGAGTTAGGTAAGTTTTGGACGGTAAATTTATCCCTCCAAACAAAATAACTTCTGTAGCAGACATGTTAATGAACCCAGCCAGAGAACTGTTTGGATTGCTGACAACAGGACATCTTACCTCGTAGCAGGTAGTATTTGGTTCACTTGTAAAGCCAGCGTACAATCGGAGACGTTGTCCAATAGAGGTGTAGGCAGCTATTTCTGGTCTAAATGACGTAGTAGCACTACTCATGATCTCGTCTCCACTAGTTTCGCTGAAGATTCTACCTTTGAAATAGCACCTAGGGGCACCAGGGATCTTATCAATGTTGTACCATCGATCGCTTTCAATGTTGATTATGTCATCAAGAGTAACCTGACGTTTCCTTCTACCCTGAACAACCCTTGCAGGTTCCCATAAACCTGTTCTCGTATTTAGTTCCCAAACTTTCATACCTTTTCTTCCGGTGAACTTCACGGGCGCAGACAGTGTAATAACTTTTCCGCCAGTGCTTTCGAAATTAAATGAAGCAACTCCGTCGGTGATGAGAGGTTCTATCGTATCTCCATCTAAGGTTTGGAATCGACCAGGGGCAACTGCGTCTGGGTTGCCAGCAGTGTCAATGAATGTAACGCGGGCATTTACTTTTCCGTTGTAAGATCTACCCTGGGGATCAGTAAACGAATTGGCTTGAATTTCAATAACAGTATTACCAGCACTTGGATCTAGTGGATCATTGGAAAGAGAAAGCACTGTATCAACCGTTGAGTTAATTTCAACAGGTTTAGATTTTTGTATAGCTAATAGTTCAACTTCTACTGGGCCTCTAAAACCTTCCGGTATATCAACAATTTTGACAGCAGACATGTAATTTCTACTCGTGTCATTTGTCGTTACCACAATAGATCGTACACTCGACTTTATGGTCGATTTAAACTGACCATCTTCTCCCGTGTAGACAACGAATCTGCCgtcaaaataaacaattattttacttAGTGGTTCATTGGTGTCTGCGTCTTTAACAACACCTGTCACAAAGACACCATTGTCCTTACAGCATCCACATTGTTTGACATATTCGTACGTTCTCTCTCCAAAAAAGCCACAGTCTGCAGTTCGTGTCTCTGATTCGGGGCACACGTAGCCGTCTTCAGGACAAAAGTTGAAATATTTAGTTTTAGTTGAACAGGAACCCACTGGACATGTGCCAACGTCGGCTCGGCAAGATCTAACCAGAGTTCTTATCTGTGAAATTCGTTCTGTTGGTTCTGGTGTTATGCCTATGTgtgaaatgacttttttttagaaaaacggACATATTTTACTagaaaagtttaaataaaattaaaatgtaaaatgtacgAAGAGGAGAAGAACAATCAGTATACTGGAGGGTAAGTTTCATACAATCATTTTGAATATTGCTATTTATACACATCTTTACTGTAAAAGaacattaatgtttgttttattaaatatgtaattttcaGAGTTGCTATATAAATAACCATTTGTATTGAAGAGACCAACATCAAATGCTAAGACAGGCTTTTGTTCGAATTAACTGCTGATATAGACTGGTGTTTTCAGTAACCAATAGCTCTATCACAAGTGTATTTCGTTTGCATGATTTTAAATCATCAATATGGTGAAATATCAGCCAGTTCATGGTACATTTATATACCTTTTATAAGTAtaatttcacaagtaaatggaGAGACGAAACTTACCGTTTTGTATCCATGGCAATTTATACCAGTGGGAACATAAGAAATCTGTAAAATATGATGAAAAGTGTTTAGTTTGAGAAAATATCGATGACCCCATTCAATCTTTATTCGACAGTTACAGTACAAGGCGACTGGTATTTAAGATGCTCTGTGGCACGTAAACCTacgatttatttaaaaacatttctatgTCCACATGATTCATGTACAATGTCTGTCTAAGTCAGCAAAAGAATGTCAAAAGGAAGATGTTGTATGAAAGCGAAACTTGAGTCGCAAACCTACTgtgtattttttccaaaaaaatatgtagtgaaaggTCATCTTAtcttataaaacatatttcagttaCTGTCAAACCTATAATGTGCACAACACACAGAGAAACCCAAAAAGTGGTCTTTTTCTATGCGAATGGTCTTTGTTAAAAGGTTAAAACAATACGCATAGAATTTTTGAATTGAAACTACGGTCTTTAAGCCATGTGTTCTGTATTTACAGACGACCTTTAAGGTAGGcctaactgtatatgaataagaATGTGTACTTACTTTGCCACCAAGTAAACCTAGGGTGTCCTTCCGTGACAGTGGTCAAAGTTGCCATAGCAAGTGCGAATAACACTGTTTCAAGACGCATACTTCTGTGTTCTGTAACGGATAAATGAAcggataaatgaataaataagaaTGCATGATGGTATATTTATGGTATGAAATAAAGATAACCTGGTGCAACATgacataaagaaaatgaaatacagCTACAAACAAACTTATGATAAGAAACAATGCAATGGTAAATTAAAGttaagaatgaatgaatgaaaatcaaaacaacaataaaattaatattactgtTTTGCagtcatattttctatattttcaaaaGCATGACAAGTAGGCTGGCTCCTAATTCCTTAGACCTTTTTTAAATAAGGAATAAGGAGCTAGTTCCATATTCTTTATTCGGAGAACACTAGGTAAAAGCAATGGAAAAATAATCCTTACACGGTTCAACAGCATAAAATGAACACGCTAGATTATACGACGAGTAAGTAAGATCGAGATTGTTCCCTGTGCCTTTTTCAAAAGTCAAATAAGGAATAGaacatagaaaaatgaaaatactttaatcacaataatattttttcaaaaagtgtatatacATTCTTGTCATAATATGTTTTAAGGACGTAAGTTACATAGAAaaaccgaataaggaataaggaactggttccctatACCTTTGTCTCGAATAAGGAATAAAGCACAGAAAACGGAAATATTTTAATCacaataaaatcttttcaaaaagtgCATATACATTGTCGTCATAAATGTTTTAAGGATATAAGTGGTATTTTCACGAATATGAGAATTAGACCTCAGGTAAAAATTCCGAATAAGAcacttgactattcgaagacgaCACGATACAAGCAGTGAGATAATAAACCTTAATCGCGGTTAAAAACGTTCCACAGTATAAAATTATATCATGACCGAGGGTCGTCGTCAGGGCAGTAATTCATCAGTTTTGGGTTTTGGTTTGGCGAACTCGCTAGGCAGTGTGCCCCGACACAAGTCAAGTCAACCCTCCGAGTTCACGTAATGTGTGATTCAAATAACACAAAGTCCAGTGTAAATTTCAATTCCTTTTTAGAATTTCTTGTGATGGTAATTATATCATCAAGTTAACACATCGAATGGCTAACACAtgaatattttcttaatttcataaatttgtagttattattattatgtacaacgccattgaatatatcattgtataaaaataaggacaagttttgcgcacatattttgaatacgttgcatcttaagCACCTTACAGTTAGCCACatcatacagtatgacattgcaataatcaagatgtgaaataactagagacaaaactaaaatttcagtggctgcttttgttaagtattttcggatgttcttaattcgtaggttaTTCAATATGGCTGTTGCGATTTACacgatctttaaagttcaaggtttcgtcaagaaatgcaccgagatatctaattgtgcgttcacgtttgacatcatcaccagcaatgttaatggaatttgtaaaacatttgttcaattgaggtctgctaccctAAATTCAGCTTTGGAAGTGTACAGTTTaaatttgtttctattcatccattcattgattataactgcgcacctttcaatgtctccgatcgcttgtgattctacggagaCAGATGTAGGACGGAAGCTCTTTTTTGCTATATGACCATCAGCAAAACcatagactgatatggattttggaataaCACCAAAAAGAGTTCCACCATAGCtgagatacagccacggaccaaggcaTCTGCCCTGGGttacactgcattcaagatggcggtctgatgaatatacattgttgatattaatcttacaagtacgaggcctgaaataggagtctacccattgaagaactgtatcacagacgccatattgtgcttttaggacatctagaagaatgtcgtggtcgacagtgtcaaatgccgcacttaagtcagtCGCAATAAGTgccgtgacttcctttttctccataccacttagaagatcattgaccaaccgaagtagcgcagattTACAAGAgtggtatttcctatatgcagactggttcttaggcaaaagactgtttgtacatttaacaatttagtgTAACAGGTGTAATTATGtctataaaatactgtttaaaccaaaagaGCGAAATCTATTCTCTCATCCCTGAGGTATTGGCCCACACTGCTGTATTCGCTCGTGTGTCTTCCAAGCCCATGTATTACTAATTATATATTTGATTCACtgataaaacagttttataacaaaacatttataaattacaTTGTTACTGGAAGACACCTATGAAATATAACTGTAACTAcaaacttttatctttttaaaagtaaaatctttAACTTTAGATTGCACTTATATGTGAATAGATGTTTTTCGGGACAGACTGGATTTATCCCTGATGTTTgcagaattttgagaaaatagaaTCTTTTTCATGTTATCGAATCTTATTTGAAGACAGCAAAATTTCCTAGCAAATTCGAATGGAAACGAACAGTGTTAAACGCTATACGCTTGTACCATACTCAACAATGGTCAGTACGATTAAGTAACGATGACGATTTTGTTCGTTTTAAAACTTTGCAAACGGACATCAGCCCATCAATATTGTGGAGACACTCAGACTCTCTAAGCTCAGTGAAATATGCTTTACGTACTGCCAGAATTGTTGTTCAAGCAAAGCAAAGTGATTTCAAAGCTTGTCAACATTGCAATACACAAATCGCTGACTTAAATTTGCATTTAATATCAGAATGTGCATCTCATAAAAGGTCTCGTTCCAGCTTTCTGTCTTGTATCGAAAGACAATACAGTATTGAACTGAGCAACTTTCTTAAATATTGTGATGCAGAAACGTTTCTAAGGAGTATACTTAATGTTCATGTTTTTGATGTATATTGCATAGATGAATTGCTCCACAAAAAGCTCATACAGTGTACTTGTAAATTTATACATGATTGTTTATCCGATGTTGACTTAGTCTAACCAACTTGTCtaataaacaagtattttgtCAAGCTATagaaaagtaatattaaaacattaTCGGTATTACCTGCCCTAAAAAGCTTATATTTCGTTTCGATAAGCTTTAGGATTCCAGGTTCAATATTGAAGCATTTTCATTGTAAACATCATGTGGAAAGAAGTTCTGATAATTAATGTACTCATTATTCATATGTCTACTGCGGAAAACAATACTTATTTTATTCTGCCTATCAattgtttatatagtaattttTTCTTGGGTTACTTACtcaattgaaaatatttctactTTATGTCACTAAGAATCCTTCATTTTGTTCTGAGAAATGGCTGTTCAAAACGATGCTTTAACAATCAAATGTGCATGTAAATAAATTGTTTGATATACAGTCAACtatgccgcacttaagtcagtTGCAATAAGTgccgtgacttcctttttctccataccacttagaagatcattgaccaaccgaagtagcgcagattTACAAGAgtggtatttcctatatgcagactggttcttaggcaaaagactgtaaCAGGTTTGATTTACaagtttgtttaatctgtaaagaacagctgtctcaataagttttgatagaaataatacattactcacaggacgatattTGGAAAGCTCTAGTCCAAGACCTGCTTTTTTAgcagaggtctaacaactgcttgtttgtatttcatagGGAAACatcttgttgtaatgagagattcaccaatttagtgatactagagagaagttgatctacatgtgatttcagaatatgTGTTGGCAAAATATTTAACTCTGAAGACTTAATATTCAATTCATTGAAgagatttttcacttcatcttgagtcagttcagtaaatttgtttaaagtttgtatatcctttacttgaggttcGAAGTTTTGGCACTCACTTAAGGATTTccgcattttttaattttttgccatgaaaaagtctGCAAATTTTTCGGTCAATGAATTAattagactctccttgaggcagtgggttttcagatttggtatatcaatccatacagagtcttggaatcatCTTAAGCGTTGTGTATCTTTTTACTGAGTGTGTTTCAATTTAGAGTTAATTTCATATAAACGTTTTAATTTTCTTATCCAAAAATCCTTTTTGTCAatctattttgaaattacagttgACACATTTAGTCAGATACCATAGATAAACGAAGAAACTACAAGCAGAACATTTATGATTGATTGTTTATATTGTTACTATTGAAATTGTATTAGTTATAGGGAGAGAGTTTTAAAAAAGCTtatagctttctactcaatcctatatgtttgtacatttaacaatttagtgtaacagatgtaattatgtcaataaaatactgtttaaaccaaaagaGCGAATTCTATTCTCTCATCCCTGAGTTATTGGCCCACATTGCTGTATTCGCTCGTGTGTCATCCAAGCCCATGTATTACTAATGTACAGTTTCATTACATATTTGATTCAATGATAAAACAGTTTTATTACAGAAAAGACACCTATGAAATATAATTGTAACTATAATTTTGTAtcactttaataaaactttaaagtgTTTTATAAGAGATTTGAATTACCGAAGGACATAATTGTAAGCATTAACACATATTTTCaacatcataaaatatatcatttaatactATATACTTCACTGttttttataagtatttaaaGTGATTCGCAGTGTCTTTCAGTATCGAGCTACACATCGCATTGCCGAAAGGCACTTTATGATCATTTTAATCTTCTGTCCAAAATTTTAAGAACAATTTCTAACAAGACTACCGAAATGATTAGAACTATAAGTTACTAAATTATagtcaatttttaaaatatttaaaacagatgaaaTTTTTAACAGAAATTCTAAACTGAAATTGTTATATACAGAAACATAAAAATACCACTTACCTATAAAAGGGTGATAAGAAAGATTAGATCCTCTTTTTTCCAGCTTTTATTCCCTTATCTATAAAATTATAAGGCAGAATGATACTGCCCGCTGGAAAAGAATGTTTTAAGGGGCTCTCTCACTGTCCATTGGTTATTTTTAACTGGCCAATCAATATACTGCATTACTGGGAGGCGGGGCTGGAAAATTCTAGCTTAAGGTTGAAAAGATTTCCAACCTACTAATCTATCAAGCTTGGACCACAAAGTGAATTTAGAAGCTAATAATGTTAAACACCAGAAACTTTTTAAATAACTTGCCTAAAATCTTTACAAAGATCAAATAATAAACTGAACaataaattgaattaaaataaattaaatgcaaagtcTGCACAGTATAacaatttaacaaatgaaaacattATAATGTATAATAGGCATACAATTGATCTTCTGTTAATAATGTTTTGCCGTATGTAGTTTAAATTCATAACCTTTTAAGTGTACGCTAATGTAaatcttaacttaagtttatggTAATTAATCCGTAATGGCATTCAGTATTGGCATTCGGTAATGGCATTCAATAATGGATTTGGTAATGCCATTCAGTAATGGCATTCGGTAATGGCATTCAGTAATGACATTCAGTAATGGCATTCAGTAATGACGTTCAGTAATGGCATTCAGTAATTTCATTCAATAATGACATTCGGTAATGGCATTTAGTAATGACATTCAGTAATTTTTATTCGATTGCTAAGTTAATTTTATGGTAATTGATCCGTAATGGCATTCGGTAATGACATTCAATAATGACATTCGGTAATGGCAATCAGTAATGAGTAATCAGTAATCAGCAATATCTTACAAAGCACTGGAAGTACTTTCTTTAAATTTAGACTACACTTAAAACGCCGCAAATGCCAATGGGTAGAGGGGCTTGCAAAATGATAATCAAATTCAATTTGGCCCTGAAATATTTATTGGTACATTATtgcatatatatacattgtatttactccgatgttttaattaatattttcacaaaatcaaTTAGGTAAATTAGTtgattaaatatgtattttgtttcaGGGTTTGCatatgtaatatataataattagtTTTTCTACATGCTACAGTATATTATTGCATGTATTTACTTTGATGCTTTAATTCATTTATCACAAATGAATTAAGTTAATTAGTTTATTAAACATGTGTTTCGTTTCACGATTTGCATTTTCAAAGATTATTATTTCATACATTATACTTTACTCTGGTGCTTTGATTAACATTTTCACTAATTAGTTAAGTTAAATTAGTTGAtcaaacatgtattttgtttcaCGGTATAAGTATTGGTTTTCTCACATGCTGCAGTTTATACATTGTATGTGACATTAAAAAGGTATGATTTCCTTCAGAACCAAGTGCTCTTGATCGCTTGCTAAGACAGATGTTAAATAATGGAATTGTTTTTGGTTACTTATTTCATCTAACTGATGTACTAAGATGTAGTGTATGTTTACTTTGATGCTTTTTATTAACATTTCCACTAATTAATTAAGTTAATTAGTTgattaaacatgtattttgtttcagggttataaatatattgtatatttccttCAGCAGTTAATATTTATCTAGCATACgcttaggtggcaggggagcggtttcgtagttttggcCCCTTCGATTTTCTGtttaaacaggacagggtagatataaacgCATATccatcttactggttatttatcattatcaattctttaatatatctggggaatgcggaacggttaatgattctacatggcgggtgttttaaaattcctagctccgtacttccggttaaggctaaaacataaatatcagaacaaaaagtcggccagtgaaaattagggaaataaagtagtggttggcagacacattccacaccacctgggtatgcatctatgttcgtactATACATATTTGCTACGAAAtcggatttaaaaatagaaatggatgaatggcagagttcaaagtgaggcccagTTAGGCTATTTCttgtctataaaatttgggtgcttTGGCCGATTGCAATTGTTAATTTAAATTGATTACCAGAGATAATATCATTATCATCAGCCCACTTACGTATTCGTGTATAGagtaatattgaaaatatcttaGAAAAGATACTAGTAAGAGTTATCCCTGTATAGTTATTTACATCGTTCAAGCTTCCCTTTTTTGGAATAGGTACAATAATACCTCTAGACCATGTCTGAAGATATACTCCATATGagcaaatgaaattaaaacatttacacaGTATAGGTGAAAAAGCATGCTTACATTCAATAAACATTTCAGGGATCAAATTATCCCCCTCCACACATACACACTTTTACCtgtttttaatgtcattttgccTTAACAACTTCATCAACAGTAAAATCAACGTCGTAAAATCATCTGTCGTATAAACATTGTGATTTGCATACAGTGAtttaaaaaaatcgttaaatttttCAGCcgaaatagaatattttatatttttgtgccTCCACCCCAATGAGTTGTTGCGGCATATAGATTTTGTCTTGtctgtgcatccgtgcgtccgtccgtccatccgtccgtccgcgcGTCCGTCTGAAGTTTGCGCCTTCCTCaaaaagtactgtgaaatcatttttattcgcgtaggacgaattttcgcgtatttctatttttttattttatttttcatttctaaaattgaaaatgcgcgaattaaagcctatgcgaaacagtcctttttcacatttgcgcgaaatatcatgccagcgaatttaaatgatttcacagtatttgatataaaatgacgAAACCTTGCATAagacgcacctcctatttttcgtctggctccatcccctatttccagagttattggctcctaaaatagtcaaaaatgcacattttcacatagTGACACGCCTAACTCTAACAGTATTTGAAATcgatttatgaaaccttgcatgagtcttaatcatgatatgaacttgcgcacctcctatttttcatctgtctccgcccccctatttccagagttatggccccagaaatacACATTTCCACCCTGTGACGCGcctatctcaagaagtatttaatttgaattgattaaacctttcatgagtctttatcatgaaatgaaatttcacacctcctatttttatctgggtccgccccttatttccagagttatgtcccataaaatagtcaaaaatgcacattttcaccttgtgacacgcctaactcaaaaagtatttgacataaatctAATAAActttgcacgagtctttatcatgatatgaacttccgCACCTTCTATTTTCTgactgcctccgccccctatttccacagttgtggcccctgaaatagtaaaaaatgcacgttttcaccttgtgacgcacctagctcaaaaagtatatgatataaatggatatAAACTTCTTTATCATGGTATAAACTAGCTCAAAAAGTAGTTAATATAAATTgcttaaaccttgcatgagtctttatcatgatagtTATGGCCCTAGCCAACATAgtggatcttttttttttgtgatgctcatagctcaaaaagtatatggcctagaataatgaatcctttttataaaatgtttgttgaggctatacccccttaagattgtaaatatttgaatcattgcaccttatttgtgacaaatgtacaagtgggggcacaccctgtgtcctacagacacattctagtttcctATTTTTTTAATGGTTCTTAAAATCTTCAATGTCAATTTAATTAATCT includes these proteins:
- the LOC123530051 gene encoding cartilage intermediate layer protein 2-like, producing the protein MRLETVLFALAMATLTTVTEGHPRFTWWQNFLCSHWYKLPWIQNGITPEPTERISQIRTLVRSCRADVGTCPVGSCSTKTKYFNFCPEDGYVCPESETRTADCGFFGERTYEYVKQCGCCKDNGVFVTGVVKDADTNEPLSKIIVYFDGRFVVYTGEDGQFKSTIKSSVRSIVVTTNDTSRNYMSAVKIVDIPEGFRGPVEVELLAIQKSKPVEINSTVDTVLSLSNDPLDPSAGNTVIEIQANSFTDPQGRSYNGKVNARVTFIDTAGNPDAVAPGRFQTLDGDTIEPLITDGVASFNFESTGGKVITLSAPVKFTGRKGMKVWELNTRTGLWEPARVVQGRRKRQVTLDDIINIESDRWYNIDKIPGAPRCYFKGRIFSETSGDEIMSSATTSFRPEIAAYTSIGQRLRLYAGFTSEPNTTCYEVRCPVVSNPNSSLAGFINMSATEVILFGGINLPSKTYLTPREFIDYDAVIKPKLSSVQYEIAPNNLDVFVNFVSDNAGPFYGNRNACESSSVTQPALHFLKPEPPNYEPAPDVDKICTARIAFKGGYFFYYALNLTNLPNVTGISVWEQNGTKSYFIDDAQMEFSTDGNETFIFICLKYRCSQENESTTVYLDIDISTVNVTYFGCYGDSAEGSEFSGQEGGDNVTTIEGSFVAPFVASGPDFYDSETNVCRQESDHETFAYVFYCYSYYEYEYYL